From Desmodus rotundus isolate HL8 chromosome 10, HLdesRot8A.1, whole genome shotgun sequence, one genomic window encodes:
- the GPR37L1 gene encoding G-protein coupled receptor 37-like 1, with the protein MRRLWPLAVALTMVSATGTHRARVPEQVGRPKRGTEDEEAKGVQQYVPEVWAEFPRPIRPAGLQPTGPSVATGRTPGEDGDTPGSGHVTGAPGQRLQMQNPLFPVTEGSYGAYAVLLLALLVFAVGIVGNLAVMCVVWHSYHLKSAWNAILAGLALWDFLVLFFCLPIVVFDELTKQRLLGDVSCRAVPFLEVCSLGVTTFSLCALGIDRFHVATSTLPKLRPIERCQSILAKLAVIWVGSVTLAAPELLLWQLVQEPGPTTGTVDTCVMKPSASLPESLYSLVMTYQNARMWWYFGCYFCLPVLFTVTCQLVTWRVRGPPGRKPECRAGKHEPCERQLNGTVVGLTAVYALCTLPENICNVVLAYLSPQLARHTLGLLGLVTQFSAFFKGAATPVLLLCVSRPLGQAFLDCCCCCCTACCEACGGPSEPAAAPGPDGKLKTEMSSSIYFHKPRESPPLLPLGTPC; encoded by the exons ATGCGGAGGCTGTGGCCGCTGGCCGTCGCTCTCACCATGGTGTCGGCCACGGGCACTCACCGAGCCAGGGTCCCGGAGCAGGTGGGCCGGCCCAAGAGAGGCACCGAGGATGAGGAGGCCAAGGGGGTCCAGCAGTATGTGCCCGAGGTGTGGGCTGAGTTCCCCCGGCCCATCCGCCCCGCTGGCCTGCAGCCCACCGGGCCCTCAGTGGCCACTGGCCGCACCCCAGGCGAGGACGGGGACACCCCAGGCAGCGGGCATGTGACGGGGGCGCCGGGCCAGAGGCTGCAGATGCAGAACCCGCTGTTCCCGGTGACCGAGGGCTCCTACGGCGCCTACGCGGTCCTGCTGCTGGCGCTGCTGGTGTTCGCCGTGGGCATCGTGGGCAACCTGGCCGTCATGTGTGTGGTGTGGCACAGCTACCACCTGAAGAGCGCCTGGAATGCCATCCTGGCCGGCCTGGCCCTCTGGGACTTCCTGGTGCTCTTCTTCTGCCTGCCCATCGTTGTCTTTGACGAGCTCACcaagcagaggctgctgggggaCGTCTCCTGCCGGGCGGTGCCCTTCCTGGAG GTCTGCTCTCTGGGCGTCACCACCTTCAGCCTCTGCGCCCTGGGCATCGACCGCTTCCACGTGGCCACCAGCACGCTGCCCAAGCTGCGGCCCATTGAGCGGTGCCAGTCCATCCTGGCCAAGCTGGCCGTCATCTGGGTGGGCTCCGTGACGCTGGCCGCGCCCGAGCTGCTGCTATGGCAGCTGGTGCAGGAGCCGGGGCCCACCACGGGCACCGTGGACACGTGCGTCATGAAGCCCTCGGCCAGCCTGCCCGAGTCCCTCTACTCGCTGGTGATGACCTACCAGAACGCCCGCATGTGGTGGTACTTCGGCTGCTACTTCTGCCTGCCCGTCCTCTTCACGGTCACCTGCCAGCTGGTGACGTGGCGCGTGCGGGGCCCACCGGGGAGGAAGCCGGAGTGCCGGGCAGGCAAGCACGAGCCGTGTGAGCGCCAGCTGAATGGCACCGTGGTGGGCCTGACGGCGGTCTACGCCCTGTGCACCCTGCCGGAGAACATCTGCAACGTCGTGCTGGCCTACCTGTCCCCCCAGCTGGCCCGCCACACCCTGGGCCTGCTGGGCCTCGTCACCCAGTTCTCCGCCTTCTTCAAGGGCGCCGCCACCCCGGTGCTGCTGCTGTGCGTCTCCCGGCCGCTGGGCCAGGCCTTCCtggactgctgctgctgctgctgcaccgCGTGCTGTGAGGCGTGTGGCGGGCCCTCGGAGCCCGCGGCTGCCCCCGGCCCGGACGGCAAGCTCAAGACGGAGATGTCCTCCTCCATCTACTTCCACAAGCCCAGGGAGTCGCCCCCGCTCCTGCCCCTGGGCACCCCCTGCTGA